One genomic segment of Gottschalkia acidurici 9a includes these proteins:
- the cas2 gene encoding CRISPR-associated endonuclease Cas2 — MYVVLMYDILTDEGGARVHRNTFKICKRYLTHIQKSVFEGNLTELNLMKLRKELSEHIRDNKDSLIIFKSRDEKWLTKEFIGLKDDKTSNFF; from the coding sequence ATGTACGTTGTTCTAATGTATGATATACTAACAGATGAGGGTGGAGCGAGAGTACACAGAAATACATTTAAGATATGCAAAAGGTATTTAACTCATATACAGAAATCTGTATTTGAAGGCAACTTAACGGAACTCAATTTAATGAAATTGAGAAAAGAATTAAGTGAGCACATAAGAGATAATAAAGATTCACTAATAATATTTAAAAGCAGAGATGAAAAGTGGCTAACTAAAGAGTTTATAGGATTAAAAGATGATAAAACATCTAATTTTTTTTAA